CCAGGACCCCACCCCGGACGGGTTTTTCGCGGCCATCCAGCAAGCCCTGGAGCTTTGGGACGCCGACAAGCCCGCCTGGGAGGCCATGGTGGATCGCGCCATGGGCCAGGACTTCAGCTGGGAGCAATCCGCCGCGCAGTACATCGACCTGTATCGTTCCCTGGGCGCGCGCGTCTAGCGCGCCGCGTGTCACGTGCGGCCCGGCCCAGCTCGCCGGGCCAAGAAGCAATACTCGCAAGGGAGGACGCCATGCCGCTGAACAAGAAGCCCTCGAAGGACAAGACCCTGTGCAAGGTCGATTTTTCGCTGCCTGAAGAGGCTGCGGCCGGGGCCAAGAAACTCTTCCTGGCCGGGGAGTTCAACGCCTGGAAACCCGCGCCCATGCGCAAGGCCAAGGGAGTGTTCACCGTAAGCCTGGAGCTGCCCGCCGGGGCCAGCTACCAGTACCGCTACGTCACGGACGCGGGCCAATGGCTGAACGACACCGAGGCCGACTGCTACGTGTTCAACAGCTTCGCCGACGCCGACAACTCCGTGGTCGTGCTCTAGGCTTGGACGCCCTGCGGTCCCCAAGGCCGCCGGGCTTTCCGCGTCCTGCGCTCCGCCGTTTCATGCCGCCCCAGGCCCGAAGGGGCGCGGGGGCGCCCTTCCGTCCGGACGCAAAGACGTATAGGGTGGTCCCTGGCCGCGCAAAGCCCAATCCCCACGGCCGCAGGAGGCCCCATGCCCCCCCAGACCCGAACCAGCGGCGTGCTGCTGCACCTCACCTCCCTTCCCTCACGCTTCGGCATCGGCGACATGGGGCCAGAGGCCCTGCGCTTCGCGGAGTTCCTGGCCCTGGCCGGGCAGAGCCGCTGGCAGGTTCTCCCGCTCAACCCCACGGCCGACAGCCTCGGCAACTCGCCCTACTCCAGCTTTTCCGCCTTTGCGGGCAACACCCTGTGCATCAGCCCGGAGCTGCTGGCCGAGGACGGGCTGCTGTCCCAGGCGGAGCTTGAGGAATTCGTCCCGCCGCGCACGGAGCGCGTGGACTTCCCGACCGTGGAGCGCGCCAAGGCCGCCCTGCTGCGCAGGATCTTCGACAGGCTGATGTCTGGCGGCCCCGGCGGCCTGGAGGACGACCCGGCGTTCCAGGCCTTTGTGGGCGACAACGCCTCTTGGCTGCCGGACTACGCGCTGTTCATGGCCGTGAAGCAAAACCTGGGCGGAGCGGGCTGGACCGGCTGGCCCAAGGACATCCGCGACCGGGAGGAGCGCGCCCTGGGCGCTTACGGAACGCGGCTGCACCGCGAAATCGTGTACCAGCAGTTCTGCCAGTGGCTGTTCTTCCGCCAATGGGGGCGGCTTAAGTGGGAATGCGGCGCGCTCGGCATCGATTTGGTGGGCGACGTGCCCATCTACGTGACCCACGACTCCGCCGACGTATGGGCCAACCGCGGCCTGTTCACGCTGG
This genomic stretch from Humidesulfovibrio mexicanus harbors:
- a CDS encoding isoamylase early set domain-containing protein — encoded protein: MPLNKKPSKDKTLCKVDFSLPEEAAAGAKKLFLAGEFNAWKPAPMRKAKGVFTVSLELPAGASYQYRYVTDAGQWLNDTEADCYVFNSFADADNSVVVL